One window of Dyadobacter sandarakinus genomic DNA carries:
- a CDS encoding START-like domain-containing protein, whose product MEKYKFVIEFELRSSPKVLFPYISTPSGLEQWFAEKVTVLPDHRFDFQWDGDSHIARQTSLRINKAVRFDFENTSDNNTDNNHLELKLEVSELTQTTFLRVIDYSFVKDQEELRTLWLGFMDNLREIVGS is encoded by the coding sequence ATGGAAAAATATAAATTTGTAATAGAGTTTGAATTAAGATCTTCCCCAAAAGTACTGTTTCCCTATATTTCTACACCCTCGGGGCTTGAACAATGGTTTGCTGAAAAAGTCACTGTCCTGCCCGATCACCGATTTGATTTCCAGTGGGACGGTGACAGCCACATTGCCCGTCAGACCAGCCTCAGGATAAATAAAGCCGTCCGTTTTGACTTTGAAAATACCAGTGACAACAACACGGACAATAACCATCTGGAACTAAAACTGGAAGTAAGCGAGTTAACCCAGACGACCTTTTTACGCGTAATTGATTACTCCTTCGTTAAAGATCAGGAAGAGCTCAGGACGCTGTGGTTGGGGTTTATGGATAATCTTAGAGAAATAGTAGGTAGTTAA
- a CDS encoding LptF/LptG family permease: MKKLDKLILKTFWGPFVITMSVVVFVFLMKIMIFYIDDFVSKDLALTDYAQLFFFFSLITVPTALPLAMLLSSLMAFGNLGEFFELTAIKSAGISIVRAMAPLFIVAVGISIFSFFFNDRISPWANLKGYSLLYDIKTAKATLKIKEGIFYNDLPGFSIKVDQKEENGRLKGMVIYKHSNRSYEYGNTEVILADSGRMYAINNNRYLVIELYNGTRYTDQVSNNSRPVYMSVAGAKPVYSNFSRNSFMHYRLTESLASFGMKRTDEGQFKYHEFMKNINDLNQTTDSLRTSYIETRKNLVPSSQQYYSYNYKDGTDKTLKSGPWIDSLLNKPVSDSLKKEILSNSKAAVTSMTGFLKSQTEYLETKLKDANKYELEKHHKYTQALSCLIMFLIGAPLGAIIKKGGFGVPVLISIIFFILLYVFTIQGDKWVKEGLVAVPVGAWLANTILGLAGIYFVDRARSDSRLFEKDVYQMYFRRIKSYLISRFSKKELIQAYEN; the protein is encoded by the coding sequence ATGAAAAAGCTGGATAAGCTTATTTTAAAGACGTTCTGGGGACCGTTCGTGATTACGATGTCGGTAGTGGTATTTGTGTTTTTGATGAAAATCATGATTTTCTATATCGATGATTTTGTGTCAAAAGACCTGGCTCTGACTGACTACGCGCAGCTATTTTTCTTCTTCAGCCTGATTACGGTTCCTACTGCATTGCCGCTGGCCATGTTGCTCTCTTCGCTGATGGCGTTTGGTAATTTAGGTGAGTTTTTCGAGCTCACGGCTATTAAAAGTGCGGGAATTTCGATTGTACGGGCTATGGCGCCCTTGTTTATCGTGGCTGTGGGCATCAGCATTTTTTCCTTTTTCTTCAATGACCGTATATCTCCCTGGGCCAATCTGAAAGGGTATAGTTTGCTTTACGACATCAAAACAGCCAAAGCCACACTGAAAATCAAGGAAGGTATCTTTTACAATGATCTTCCGGGTTTCAGCATTAAGGTGGATCAGAAAGAAGAAAACGGGCGTCTGAAAGGTATGGTGATTTACAAGCACAGCAACCGCTCGTATGAATACGGAAATACAGAGGTAATTCTGGCCGACTCAGGACGGATGTATGCCATTAACAATAACCGCTACCTGGTGATTGAGCTGTACAATGGTACCCGCTATACAGACCAGGTGAGCAACAATTCCCGACCCGTGTACATGTCGGTGGCAGGCGCTAAACCCGTGTACTCTAATTTCAGCAGGAACTCATTTATGCATTACCGGCTGACGGAAAGTCTGGCTTCGTTCGGTATGAAAAGGACGGATGAAGGACAGTTCAAGTACCATGAGTTTATGAAAAACATCAATGATCTGAACCAGACTACCGACTCCCTGAGAACGTCGTATATAGAGACCCGGAAAAATCTGGTACCCAGCAGTCAGCAATATTATTCCTACAATTACAAGGATGGCACGGACAAGACGCTAAAAAGCGGGCCGTGGATCGATTCCTTGCTGAACAAGCCTGTGTCCGACAGTTTGAAAAAAGAAATCCTGAGCAATTCTAAGGCAGCTGTCACTAGCATGACGGGTTTTTTGAAGTCACAGACGGAATACCTTGAAACAAAGCTGAAAGACGCCAATAAATATGAACTTGAAAAGCACCACAAATACACCCAGGCACTTTCCTGCCTGATCATGTTCCTGATTGGCGCACCGCTTGGGGCAATCATCAAAAAAGGTGGTTTTGGTGTGCCGGTGTTAATTTCCATTATCTTTTTCATCCTGCTTTATGTATTTACGATTCAGGGGGATAAATGGGTGAAAGAAGGACTGGTAGCGGTGCCGGTAGGAGCCTGGCTGGCCAATACCATACTCGGACTTGCCGGTATTTACTTTGTGGACCGCGCCAGGAGTGATTCAAGATTGTTTGAAAAGGACGTGTACCAGATGTACTTCCGCAGAATTAAGTCGTACCTCATCAGTAGATTTAGTAAAAAGGAGCTTATCCAAGCATACGAAAATTAA
- the rpsO gene encoding 30S ribosomal protein S15, translating to MYLTAEKKRDIFESKGFKKEGGDTGSAESQIALFTYRINYLNEHLKTHKKDNDTRLGLLKMVGKRRRLLDYLYKKDVNRYRAIIAELNIRK from the coding sequence ATGTATTTAACCGCGGAAAAGAAGAGAGACATCTTCGAATCTAAAGGGTTTAAGAAAGAAGGCGGAGACACTGGTTCTGCCGAATCCCAAATTGCTCTATTTACGTACCGTATCAATTATCTGAACGAGCACCTTAAAACGCACAAGAAAGACAATGATACCCGGTTGGGGCTGTTGAAAATGGTAGGAAAGCGCAGAAGATTGCTTGATTACCTCTACAAAAAAGACGTCAACCGCTATCGTGCGATTATTGCCGAGCTTAACATACGTAAGTAA
- a CDS encoding polyribonucleotide nucleotidyltransferase: MLFNIVTKTIPLPDGREITIETGKLAKQADGSVVVRLGNTMLLATVVANKDIKEGVDFLPLSVDYQEKFASAGRIPGSFQRREGKLSDHEVLTSRLVDRVLRPLFPEDYHAEVQVNILLISADANALPDALAALAASAALAASDIPFNGPVSEVRVAKINGEYVINPGTEALVNATLDLMVGATYDDIAMVEGEMDEVTEEEVIEALKVAHGVIKDQCQALKEFETEVGKTQKREYIGDPTDAELEARVRAFAYDKIYAVAQQGSSNKQVRKEGFKAVWEEFLTTIGEEEVVSASLAKRYFNDLVWEASRRLVLDERTRLDGRKLDEIRPIASEVDFLPNAHGSALFTRGETQSLTTVTLGTKNDEQIVDTPLKYGYSKFLLHYNFPGFSTGEVKPNRGPGRREVGHGNLALRALKKVLPVAEDNPYTIRIVSDILESNGSSSMATVCAGSLALMDSGLKVKAPVSGIAMGLISDAATGKYAVLSDILGDEDHLGDMDFKVTGTEKGITACQMDMKVNGLSYEVLTEALMQAKAGRLHILGEMNKTITESRPDLKPHTPRAVVIKIDREMIGAVIGPGGKVVQDIQKESGATISIEEKDGAGFVSIFSADKTSMEKAVARIKGIILVPEVGELYTGKVKSIMPFGAFVEFLPGKDGLLHISEIKWERLEKMDGVLEVGEEIQVKLVEIDKKTGKYRLSRKVLLPKPENKKE, encoded by the coding sequence ATGCTCTTTAATATAGTTACGAAAACTATACCCCTTCCGGACGGACGGGAAATCACCATTGAAACAGGAAAATTAGCTAAACAAGCCGACGGTTCGGTTGTGGTACGGCTAGGTAATACCATGCTGCTGGCCACTGTTGTCGCTAATAAAGATATTAAAGAAGGTGTCGACTTCCTGCCTTTGTCTGTGGACTATCAGGAAAAGTTTGCTTCTGCCGGACGTATTCCCGGAAGCTTCCAGCGTCGCGAAGGAAAACTGTCGGACCATGAAGTGCTTACCAGCCGCCTCGTAGACCGTGTTTTGCGGCCTTTGTTCCCTGAGGATTACCACGCTGAGGTACAGGTGAACATTCTCCTAATTTCTGCTGACGCGAATGCATTGCCTGATGCACTTGCTGCGCTTGCGGCTTCTGCTGCACTGGCTGCTTCCGATATTCCTTTCAATGGACCGGTTTCGGAGGTGCGTGTGGCGAAAATCAATGGAGAGTACGTGATCAATCCGGGTACTGAGGCCCTGGTTAATGCGACCCTTGATCTGATGGTAGGTGCTACCTATGACGACATTGCCATGGTAGAAGGCGAAATGGATGAAGTTACCGAAGAAGAGGTAATAGAAGCGCTGAAAGTAGCGCATGGCGTCATTAAAGATCAGTGCCAGGCTTTGAAAGAGTTTGAAACTGAAGTTGGCAAGACACAAAAAAGAGAATACATAGGCGACCCGACCGATGCGGAGCTTGAAGCACGGGTACGCGCATTTGCATATGATAAAATATATGCAGTTGCTCAGCAGGGATCATCCAACAAGCAGGTTCGTAAAGAAGGATTTAAAGCAGTTTGGGAAGAATTCCTGACTACGATCGGTGAAGAGGAAGTAGTGAGCGCCTCGCTTGCAAAACGCTACTTTAATGATCTGGTATGGGAAGCTTCGCGCCGGCTTGTGCTGGATGAAAGAACCCGTCTTGACGGTCGTAAGCTTGATGAAATCCGTCCGATTGCTTCGGAAGTTGATTTTCTTCCGAACGCACATGGTTCAGCACTTTTTACGCGTGGTGAAACCCAATCGCTGACTACTGTGACACTGGGTACCAAAAATGACGAGCAGATCGTAGATACCCCATTGAAATACGGATACAGCAAATTCCTGCTGCATTATAACTTTCCCGGATTCTCAACCGGTGAAGTAAAGCCAAACCGCGGCCCTGGCCGTCGTGAAGTAGGACACGGGAACCTGGCGCTTCGTGCACTGAAAAAGGTGCTTCCTGTTGCTGAGGATAATCCTTATACAATCCGTATCGTTTCCGATATTCTTGAGTCAAACGGTTCATCATCGATGGCTACTGTTTGCGCGGGGTCACTGGCTTTGATGGACTCCGGTCTGAAAGTGAAAGCACCTGTATCAGGCATTGCGATGGGATTGATCTCAGATGCAGCTACCGGCAAATATGCGGTACTTTCCGACATCCTTGGCGATGAAGATCACCTGGGTGACATGGACTTTAAAGTAACCGGTACGGAAAAAGGGATTACGGCTTGCCAGATGGATATGAAGGTAAATGGTTTGTCCTACGAGGTGCTTACAGAAGCATTGATGCAGGCAAAAGCCGGACGACTTCACATTCTTGGTGAAATGAATAAAACAATCACAGAGAGCCGCCCGGATCTTAAACCACATACGCCACGTGCTGTTGTGATTAAGATTGACAGGGAGATGATTGGTGCAGTAATCGGGCCTGGCGGAAAAGTTGTTCAGGACATTCAGAAAGAATCCGGTGCAACGATCTCGATTGAAGAAAAAGACGGTGCCGGCTTTGTAAGCATATTTTCCGCGGATAAAACATCCATGGAAAAAGCAGTTGCCCGTATCAAAGGCATTATCCTGGTACCTGAGGTAGGTGAGCTTTATACAGGTAAAGTGAAGTCAATCATGCCGTTTGGCGCATTTGTTGAATTCCTTCCTGGTAAAGACGGCTTGCTGCACATCTCCGAGATCAAGTGGGAGCGTCTTGAGAAAATGGACGGTGTACTGGAAGTAGGAGAAGAAATACAGGTTAAACTCGTTGAAATAGATAAGAAAACTGGTAAATATCGCTTGTCTCGCAAGGTTTTGTTACCTAAGCCAGAGAACAAAAAAGAATAA
- a CDS encoding sigma-70 family RNA polymerase sigma factor, producing the protein MRQLKISKQITNRESQSLDKYLQEIGKVDLLTPDEEVTLAQKIRDGDQLALERLTKANLRFVVSVAKQYQNQGLSLGDLINEGNLGLIKAAQRFDETRGFKFISYAVWWIRQSILQALAEQSRIVRLPLNRVGSLNKISKTFSELEQRFEREPSPEELAEVLEISSSEVVDTMKISGRHVSMDAPFVQGEENSLLDVLENDLEDKPDSGLVNESLRKEVQRALCTLTQREADVIALYFGLNGEHAMTLEEIGEKFNLTRERVRQIKEKAIRRLRHVSRSKALKTYLG; encoded by the coding sequence ATGAGACAGCTAAAGATCAGTAAGCAAATTACCAACCGTGAAAGCCAATCGCTTGACAAGTATTTGCAGGAAATCGGTAAGGTGGATTTGCTAACGCCGGACGAGGAAGTGACGTTAGCTCAGAAAATCAGGGATGGTGACCAGCTTGCACTGGAAAGATTGACGAAAGCAAACCTTCGTTTTGTGGTCTCTGTTGCCAAGCAGTACCAAAATCAGGGCTTATCCCTGGGTGACCTCATCAACGAAGGTAATCTCGGCTTGATCAAAGCAGCGCAGCGGTTTGATGAAACACGTGGATTTAAATTTATATCCTATGCGGTATGGTGGATCCGGCAGTCTATTCTGCAGGCGCTTGCAGAGCAGTCCCGTATCGTACGTTTACCTTTGAACCGTGTAGGTTCTTTGAATAAAATTTCAAAAACATTCTCGGAGCTTGAACAACGCTTTGAGCGTGAGCCATCGCCCGAGGAGCTTGCTGAGGTACTTGAAATCTCTTCTTCAGAAGTGGTTGATACCATGAAGATTTCAGGCAGGCACGTTTCTATGGACGCTCCGTTCGTGCAGGGTGAAGAAAACAGCCTGCTGGACGTACTTGAAAATGACCTGGAAGATAAGCCGGATTCCGGCCTCGTTAATGAGTCTTTGCGCAAAGAAGTGCAGCGTGCACTTTGCACATTGACGCAGCGTGAAGCGGATGTAATTGCATTGTACTTCGGATTAAACGGCGAGCACGCAATGACGCTGGAAGAGATTGGAGAGAAGTTCAATCTTACCCGCGAACGTGTACGTCAGATCAAAGAGAAAGCGATTCGCAGGTTACGTCACGTTTCGAGAAGCAAAGCGCTTAAAACCTATTTAGGTTAA
- the menD gene encoding 2-succinyl-5-enolpyruvyl-6-hydroxy-3-cyclohexene-1-carboxylic-acid synthase: protein MAVIQPLVDLAAICYKHGIRHVVVSPGSRSAAITLSFARFGKFRMQVCIDERSAGFIALGMAQQTGIPTVLICTSGSAVYNFAPAVSEAFFQQIPLLVLSADRPKEWIHQYDGQTIYQHEIFGKHVKRSFEFLPDYDHRDTAWAVNRIANEAILLSSSVPQGPVHINIPVREPFYPDENDVFQSTENLRIISKSKATTELSSDEWNRLLDEFESSPRILIAGAQHLPDQPLAAALTHISEEWDIPVLADAVSNLTSDAFIHHHDLFLHAQTSTHLRPDLLITFGKSFVSKEFKQYIRRNPPRQHWHIGQDIFLTDATQTLTMQVPVQAAHFFTTLFEKLDNYLFVTNTDLEIDTSFKACWNEEEYKTRKIKYNFANNLTMLSDLTLLDVLNKQPSSHYQLHVGNSMAIRYVNALLDTKLYSGVFCNRGTSGIDGCVSTAIGAALVNERPTLLLVGDVSFLYDRNGFLIQDLPQNLRIIVVNNAGGNIFRMIDGPKDTLELETYFETRHRFTAENTCKDARIDYQSARLPDELEDKLRWLMEHDQIALLEIFTDPRENERVWKMLKALVRPES, encoded by the coding sequence ATGGCTGTTATTCAACCCCTGGTAGATCTGGCCGCGATCTGCTACAAACATGGGATCAGGCATGTAGTAGTATCACCAGGTTCTAGAAGTGCCGCTATAACGCTTTCTTTTGCAAGGTTCGGCAAGTTCCGGATGCAGGTATGCATAGACGAACGATCCGCTGGTTTTATCGCGCTCGGCATGGCCCAGCAGACGGGCATTCCAACCGTTCTGATATGTACATCCGGTAGCGCCGTGTACAATTTTGCACCGGCAGTTTCCGAAGCTTTTTTCCAGCAAATACCTCTACTGGTACTGTCGGCGGATCGTCCTAAGGAATGGATTCACCAGTATGATGGACAAACAATTTATCAGCATGAAATATTTGGGAAGCATGTAAAGCGTTCCTTTGAGTTTTTGCCGGACTATGACCACCGCGATACTGCCTGGGCTGTCAACAGGATTGCCAATGAAGCCATATTGCTGAGCAGCTCGGTTCCGCAGGGCCCGGTCCACATCAATATTCCGGTGCGTGAGCCATTTTACCCTGACGAGAACGATGTGTTCCAGTCAACTGAAAACTTGCGTATTATTTCGAAGTCGAAAGCAACTACAGAACTATCGAGTGACGAATGGAACAGACTACTGGATGAGTTCGAATCATCACCCCGCATTTTGATTGCAGGTGCACAGCATCTGCCTGATCAGCCACTTGCAGCTGCATTGACGCATATCTCGGAGGAATGGGATATACCGGTGCTTGCCGATGCTGTTTCAAACCTGACCAGTGATGCGTTTATTCATCATCATGATCTGTTTTTGCATGCTCAGACTTCCACTCACCTGAGACCCGATCTGCTGATTACATTTGGGAAGTCCTTTGTTTCAAAAGAGTTTAAACAGTACATACGCAGAAATCCGCCGCGCCAGCACTGGCACATTGGTCAGGACATATTTCTTACAGATGCTACCCAAACATTAACAATGCAAGTACCTGTTCAGGCTGCGCACTTTTTTACTACCTTATTCGAGAAATTGGATAATTACCTGTTTGTCACCAACACAGATCTTGAAATTGATACATCATTCAAAGCTTGCTGGAATGAAGAAGAATATAAAACAAGAAAGATCAAGTACAACTTTGCTAATAATTTAACAATGTTAAGTGATCTTACATTACTAGATGTTTTAAATAAGCAACCTTCATCTCACTACCAGCTACATGTTGGAAACAGTATGGCAATCCGGTATGTAAATGCATTATTAGATACAAAATTGTACTCCGGCGTATTCTGCAATCGTGGAACGAGCGGTATTGATGGATGTGTGAGTACTGCCATTGGTGCTGCACTGGTTAATGAGAGACCAACTTTACTTCTGGTTGGTGATGTTTCTTTCCTGTATGACAGGAATGGATTTCTGATTCAGGATCTTCCTCAAAACCTCCGGATTATTGTGGTCAACAATGCAGGCGGTAATATCTTTCGGATGATCGATGGACCGAAAGATACCCTAGAACTCGAAACTTACTTTGAGACCCGTCATAGATTTACCGCAGAAAATACCTGTAAAGATGCCCGGATCGATTACCAGTCTGCCAGGTTGCCCGATGAACTGGAAGACAAACTACGCTGGCTGATGGAGCACGATCAGATTGCATTGCTGGAGATCTTCACCGACCCGCGGGAGAACGAGAGGGTTTGGAAAATGTTGAAAGCGCTTGTGCGCCCTGAAAGCTAG
- a CDS encoding tetratricopeptide repeat protein produces MLQFLVLITSCGDQDKKDAADFFLKGNVALGQKNYAEALRLYDEAIAKNADFSDAYLNKGISLSKLNRHQEAYDVLTEALRIDPTLVQANLARAEIALDLGKKQETRVDLAQIAKEYKDSARYYLVRGNLAVADGNDTQAISEYDRTLQLDKRNVEAYVNRGAIYYKMNNLNYAETDFRSALVLDRAQPQALNNLGLIASKKKDWDEANSFFDQVLSKNPADPVAMNNKGYVLLQTGHPADALALIQRSLDILPENPYALRNLGMYYDQKGQSAEAIQSYQKAIDLAEPVEMLYGLAGDAYLRAGNKSQACTIWKQGAILKDSLAIEMLTANCN; encoded by the coding sequence GTGCTACAATTTTTAGTGCTAATTACTTCCTGCGGTGATCAGGATAAGAAAGATGCTGCTGATTTCTTTCTTAAAGGTAATGTAGCCCTCGGGCAGAAAAACTATGCCGAAGCACTCCGCTTGTATGACGAAGCAATCGCCAAAAATGCGGATTTTTCCGACGCATACCTCAACAAAGGCATAAGTTTATCTAAATTAAACCGGCACCAGGAAGCTTATGACGTTTTAACAGAAGCATTGCGCATTGATCCTACGCTGGTACAGGCAAATCTCGCGCGGGCAGAAATCGCCCTCGATTTGGGTAAAAAGCAGGAAACGCGAGTGGATCTGGCGCAAATCGCCAAAGAATACAAGGACTCTGCACGGTACTACCTGGTAAGAGGCAATCTGGCAGTTGCTGATGGGAACGATACACAAGCAATTTCCGAATACGACCGGACCCTGCAGCTGGATAAGCGGAACGTTGAGGCTTACGTGAATCGGGGAGCGATATATTACAAGATGAACAATCTTAATTATGCTGAGACTGATTTCCGATCAGCATTGGTTTTAGATCGTGCACAACCCCAGGCACTCAACAATCTCGGACTGATTGCTTCCAAAAAAAAGGACTGGGATGAGGCAAATTCATTTTTTGATCAGGTACTTTCCAAAAACCCAGCTGATCCCGTCGCAATGAATAACAAAGGATATGTACTGCTGCAAACCGGACACCCGGCCGATGCCTTAGCGCTCATCCAGCGTTCGCTGGACATTCTGCCGGAGAATCCTTATGCCCTCCGGAACCTGGGCATGTACTACGATCAGAAAGGTCAGTCCGCAGAAGCTATTCAATCTTACCAAAAGGCCATCGATCTGGCAGAACCTGTGGAAATGCTTTACGGGCTCGCTGGTGACGCTTACCTGAGGGCAGGCAACAAGTCTCAGGCATGTACAATCTGGAAGCAAGGTGCGATATTGAAAGACAGTCTGGCCATTGAAATGCTGACAGCAAATTGCAACTAG